The nucleotide window TCTCAATTAGATTGAAGATTTAGATAACCTGAAAACAATTTCAAACCTTGCcctaacaatttcaaacaaTTATTAGCATATATTATATTCTACTGAAAAAAGAAATCAATtcattatttatatttatatgtttCCAGACAAGATGTAAAAATACTAAGTAGACAATCACTAACCGTAAGCAATAAGTACATATATTGCATTCACTTTCATGAGGCTTTCCAGGGAAGGCTAATTGTGTGCTTTGACTTGGACTTTAGAGTTTCTAATATACAAAGAGGCAGTTAGTCAAGTGAAATTATCCCAGCAATTGGTTACCTTTTGTATTCATTTGGAAACAAGTTGTCAAGTGAATCCAATTGTAAATACAAATATGTGTTGATCAACTTGTTCCGAGTCATCATTTATTTAGGTGATGAGATGAGAGAGTCACTTTCATCTTACATCTTTATGTAGGATATATTCTCTTAAAGCATCTGATCATATGCTCCTATTTGATGCCATAGTTGTCTTTTCTCAGAGAATTGATTATTGTCATCTTGTTACAGTTTGTCTACATTTGCTGCTCAGTTTTTGTGATCAATATTATCATAAGTAACAATcttctcctctcttcttcttttgtagATCAATCCAGAGTATCGCAAGTTTCGGGACGTGGGAATTACTCCTGAAATGATGGCTGTTTATGACAACATGTTCAGGGGTAGCACAGCCCTAGGTCACTTTGCCATGATTCCCTCGGCTACTATAGATATTGAAGAGGTTGTGGAGGATTCAGAGCATAATTTAATTTCtggagatgatgaagaggattcTGACCAAGATAATGAACGTAGAggcaaaaagagaacaaatttggAACGCCAAACAGAGgctgataaagaaaaaaaaggaaaaggagttATGGGAGGGCCAAaggggaagaaagaaaaggtgGGAGGTGCGGCGAAATTGTCTAAACAAATCGATCGTCTTCTTGATGTAGTCGAGAGTAGGAGTACAGCCACATCTGTACGTGATAATGGTACCTCACCAGGAACTAGTATTCAAGAGGTGATGAGAGTTGTTGCAACATTACCAGGAGCAGAAACCGGTACTAAGCTATGGTGGTTTGCAACGGATTTGTTCTGCTCTTAGGAGAAGCGAGAGATGTTTTCTATTATGACAGATGCTGATCTCAAGCTCCAGTTTCTGATTCTTAATCAGAAAAAAGCTGAAAATTAAGTAGGTTGATCCTACTTTGTAACATGATGCGTGTTGCTTGTCATTTACACCTTAGCTGAgctcttttctatttttgtgaTTTTCCGGGTTTGAAAGATTGATTGTTGTTCATTGTTAATgctatattattttattaagaTGAAACTGAATTTGATGCATCTTTTTATTAAAACTGATGGTTGTTTGGTTCTTTGAAGTTTCCTTTGATGTGAATGATTAGTTTAGTTTAGGGAGTCTGCTGCACCAAAACCTGCCTTTCTATTTTGTATCTTGCATGATGATTAGTCAAAAGCTTGTTGTTTAGTTTTTATCTTGCTGCTCAAGTACATATACATGCTTGTCTTCCTACAGCcattttatattttgaatttgatgaaCAAGTAAACATTGGCAGGTTTGTTTTGTGAAGTATGGATGCTTCTGGAGATGAGGAGGAGATAGATCAAATTATATGTTTATGTGGTCGTCTTATTCAAGTCTATCTTGAAAAGTACATTCAGAAAACTCCATGTATGACaagctcccaaacaggttacaTTTGGTTAATGGAAGTGTTAGAAGGCAATGAAAGTAGGTGTTATAATCAATTTAGGATGGATAAACAAGTCTTCATGATGCTTGTAAATGATTTGGGTAGGATATTGAAGGGTTCAAGAAACATGAGTATCGTTGAAATGTTGGCTATGTTTCTTTATATTTTGGGACAAGGTCAAACTAATAGGAATACACAAGAACGTTTTCAACGCTCTGGTGAGACGGTTAGTAGGTATTTTAATATAATGTTAAAGATTTTCTATAATATGGCAAAAGTGCTCATAAAGCCATTGGATCCGGAATTTAGGAGCATTCCACAAGAAATTCTAACTGATTCAAGATACATGCCTCATTTTAAGGTATGTATAATGTACTACCCTTTTAAAGATGTTATCCTTATATAAATGCTTCCTAATTTGGTAgaaaaccatttttttttaattcaagtcTATTATACTCATTTGTAGGATTGCATTGGTGCTATCGATGGTGTTCATGTTCAAGTTTCGATATCTCCATGTGATCAGGTGCCATATATTGGAAGAAAAGGGATACCCACCCAAAATGTATTGGCTATATGCAACTTCGACATGCAATTCACATTTGCATGTGCAGGGTCGGAAGGCACTGCCCATGATAGTAGAGTATTCTTATCAGCTCTACACGATCCTCAATCGAATTTTCCTAAACCCCCaaatggtattttttttttttccctagaaTTGCACAAATAATaacttataattttttattttaccgaGATCAATAATTCcttataatttataattttagGAAAATACTATGTGGTGGATGCCGGATATCCACAAATGAAGGGTtatttatgaccatataaagGTGAGCGGTACCACCTTCCACATTTCCGTAGAGGTGATGAGCCAACCGGTCATAAAGAAATATTCAATCATGCACATTCTTCACTTAGAGGTGTTATTGAGCGCACTTTTGGGGTATGGAAGAAGAAATGGAGTATTTTACGTGATATGCCTCACTTTTCTTATAAAAAACAAGTTAAGATAGTTATTGCTACTATGGCTCTTCATAACTACATACGAAGATATGCTCCACgagatattgattttgatgaaagtggaaattactcaagtgaagagactagtgaagagatggaggataatgaacatgatggagatggtccgggaagacaagaaatggaggtgttaagaaatgcaattgcacaaagtctaatgaatgcatctattagttacaaatttcaagtgactttaatttattttgtgtaatggttcccGTTGAACTATGGTCGGGAAATTCatccaaatattcttgactTATTATGTGTAATTGtcaaacataatatgcatattgaagagtttaaagtaaatcttttatttggtccaaccaagggtacaagaataatacatgagaaatttttttatttggtatagttacataatcaaaaaacaaaattatgtattttagtaacatatcttagcatgtatgCCCATTTTGGTAATTTTACCCAGCCAAAATacttttgccttgcaacttaccaaacacctacaAATTGTTTtcgttctcacagcacttttaaaaacagtttaccaaacacctcagctgcttcctCTCACAACAGTTCGGAAGTgattcctctcacagcaagttcggaagtgcttcctctcacagcacagcaatcccaaactaagcctaagtACCGCCTAAATGCCCAAGCCCGAGTCTAGAACATGCAGTTGGCCCAAATTGAAAAAAGTCTTTCTGATTTTTAAAAGCAAGATTATTAAAAAATATTAGTTTATGATGAGCATCTATTTGAGTAATAGAGTGTGCACTTGAACCAAGACTTTAAAACATtagttaagaaaattaaaagcgCAAGTCTGAACTGAAAGCTCAACGGTCGGTGTAGAAAACTGAAAATTCTGCACGGTCGGTGACCTTTGACAAAACAAATGAGAACAGGAAACATTGACGATTGAGACACAAGTATCCAACGCGCTTCATGCTTGTGTGGCTGTCTTTTGCTTTGGCCGGCCTAAGGACATTATCGGTTAGAAGTTTACAAAAGCATTGGACAAAGCAAACTCTTTGCACCCACTTGGAAGCTTCAATGAAGCTTCGGGTTTCCAACACTAACGTTGGTTGCTTCATTATAAAGTCACAGACATTTCAAGTGCGATTAGGGAACACTACATCATCCATAATTGTGTTCCTGATACTTGTTCTCTTCCTTATTATTTCCATGGCTTCTCTAACCTCTCTTATTATTCAAACTAGGATTTGCAGCTGCTGGGCAGCTCAGAGTCAGTGGAAGCCAAAAGCATCAGATTACTTGCCAGTTTCTATTACTGATTGCCATATTGAGTTGCACAGTAACCAACCGAAGACTCCACTAAGTTTGGGGAAGACAATCCTCAGTCTCACATTTCAAGCCATTGTCAGCTGCGCTCTTGCTTTTCAAACCAACAATTCATCACACATTTCACCGGCTTGGCACATTGTTGGGGTGGCCGTGGCAATAGCTTTTGCAGCTTGTTTCTCTGGAATTTTCTTAAGGCATTCCTACCCAAATGCTGCAACTATCATTGAGAAAACTGGGTGTGCTTCGGCCGCAATCGCGTTTTTCCTAATGACGAGTATTTTTCTCCCTAGCAATATCTCATGATTTGCTGATTggccttttccttttccttgctAACCTTTTACCATAGTCTTCTGCCTGTCTTAACTAGATGAGATATCCATTTTACTATGTAGGTTATACCATCTCCAGAAACCAAAGCCTgaaaacaccaaaaaaaaaaaaagaccaaaaaaaaaaaaaagaccaaaaatATAGACACCTAAATAAAAAAGCCAAAAACATGTTTGGCTCAACAAAAATCTTAACTCCGCCTGTGTAATGCTTGTTATTTTGTCATTTGCACAGCCGGTCCCAAGCCCGGAGAAAAGGAAGAGGGAGATCCACTTAACACATTGTTTACTTTACTTATTCTTCAATCACATTTTGTAACAAACAGTTGTTCTGTTTCTAATTTATGATCTGCATTATCATCAAGTAGTTTAGTTTATGTCATGCTACACTAACATAGATAGACAATATATATCTTTGTAATAGTGTAATACCATAAGCCTAAGACAATGATGGCTTTAGATGGTTTCATAAAACAAGCCAATAACACTTTCAGTCATAAGTTACTAATCAATAAGTACCCTATCAGATCAAGAACACTGATTAGCACTAAGGCAACATGTTCTCTCGCTAGACCTTCCTCAATGGTTGAATGACAATACATGAGGAGTAGCTATGAACAAGCAAAGAGATAACTTCAATATTGCACCATGCTCGTACAGTCTGCAACATAGATACATTACAGACTATGAATTTTGGTGCCCAAATCCTTAACTGCTTTCATTAGCCAGCGAAGAGCAATACAAAGAAAATAActctaaattttcaaaattcacAACCACAAGTCAATACATAAATTTTTGCATTACCAAACACTAATCAATTGATTGATGTTGGGCTCTCGCAAATCCCGTCAATAGCACTAATAACGTAATATTAATTTGAAGACCAGTTTCCACATCAAAACAGCACCTAAGAATCTCATCCGTTTATTTCGTTTGTGAAGATTCAGTTTATACACAAAACTATGAGAAAGTGAGAAAATAGATTAACTGAGGGCACCTATAGAACTCTACAAGATTATGCATGTACAACCAAGAACATCAAACTATTATATCAAATGAGATCTCGCACTATAGCAGATCTAGCAAAGCAATCAGAGAACTTTGAAGGCATAATATATgattcaacatcaaattcagattcaaaaagcttcatcattTTGCTTTGCCAATCTTACAGATATACTCTTTTTCAGGCAAATCATGGTTGTACAAGAGAAAACCTCTCAACCACTGCACAACTCATGCCAAAGACTCAATCTTGCACATAAACCCTTTTGCTCGAAATTTCCTCGCAACTATATTTCTAAGAAGCAAGGGGCTATCTGGTGCATGAGACTATACCTGTACTTCTCAATCCCCGTCAAATCCTAAGGAATTTACAGAGAAAAGAAACGGAACAAGAAAGGGACACACGTGGAAATACCTTACAGATTTACAAGCAGATCTATCAGTTTGTGGTCtgcttttcttcctcttctgtgaAAGAGAAGACTTTATAGGAGGCCtggggttagggttttggaacAAATTGGGAAATTTTTGTCAACACGTGGCCCTGCCAATAGCCCatgggcaaaatggtcattggCTATGAATTTGACCGAAAACCACTCAGCGTTTATGGGCCCATGGGCTCATCGTGGATTCGTGGGTTTATAACTTTACatacggtttttttttttttttttttttttttttttaaaaaggacaTGTGCAgctaccctcaagccttgattaatgaaaccgtAAAATACATAGTGGGGACTTAGTGCCTAAATCCCGAATTATAAGTATCAAGAGAACTTCCTGAGATAATAATGAGAGTCTCAAATAAAACAGTGTTTTCTAGCAAACAAACACCAACTAGCGAAGAGTGCTCTACTGGTTACTCCATTAGCTTTACGAGAGTctcaattgaaatttttttctttaatctgattcttttatgaaatttaatctttattttttcataattgttaaaggaaaagcacattatgtgccttcgtcaaagaaacagacgaagagggaatcaagtaattacAAATcatagctcaatcagcatttactatcatcaatgtaattgatatttccgttgtaatcctatccctatataaaggggttatgaatgaaatgagtagaccaattcccattatcattttacttttacacgttatcagcacgctcagagtaaatagccaagaaaaaaaaaaaaaaaaaaacccaaaccctaagaagaaaaagtttttcttcttttctgccgcaaaaaaagaggatcacaacattgagatgattttacatggtattctttggttaattgagatatatgaaaaatgtgtgcatgtgtagtggatatggatttcgtgaccttggtacagaatatgagcatgttaagatgagttttgattcataaaaacccatgtgagatatttgagccatgtccctttttcttgaagtgataattaaaaagaatatattcttaatttcttggcgatgttttgatgatctcattattctttcatttgattgactgcttgccatagattaagtttaatggactagagaatgctagaattcgctcttgtgcttgttgagacgttttatcaatacatgtccttgattctggaaaggatagaggcaccctaggaactatcaccattgccaaataagactgtgtccccatttgtgcccgtcgtggaactcccctagataaaaccctttgagcctacattaagccttttctttcatcacccttaaaatctttaacctaaaccttagtatagttacaaccttaccctttgttctaaaaacttagtggggctaattttgagactttacttgaggatttagCGTCaatgatgaaggatgagaagaggtgaaagttcaagtgtaggGATAGACTTgttcatgaaaaagaaaaaattgtgtgaaagttgttaaaaaaaaatgaagaaaaagaaaagaaaaatgtttatggattttagtcccccatacttggttaGTTTGGAGAtcgttttgaattgaaggcctactattgaaaaatttggtctttgtccaattcacaagaattcaaaggaagtttagaatgaagtttgggtccaacatgaagacattaggctcTTTTATAAAGCCTTtatgggatgtgacgttttatatgccttggtggatttctagaagtctctctacatcagcatgagctctactaggtttttaggacactttgataaatccttacctttcatttctttaaaccttgagccttagccccattacaacctttgagaagaccttcttgatccttaagatgggacagcccttgatgtggagatgagttacaagagttgaacctatggcttgggtccattcgtgcaagtagttgatatctttcatgagatcttttgaaaaaaattatatttacaaagtgcttttcgtttcttatatatgtgagctatttgattgcctcaaaatatgttctctcacatataattgagtgattataagcttttaagcattgccttgatctgagagaagaaagagtggatataccttgtgaggatatgaatcatacttgtctgaaacatgctgagctccaccccatcaccattgttacacccaagtcctacttatgtatatgtggattatatgtttcaattaactctcgaatgcctaaacattgattcttggttgagtgctaatcttgatgtagtgaaagtaagagatttctgagacaaatagttggaAGGCTTAGTAGTTTTTGAGTTAAGTGTCCTTGAGTCTTTTACATTTTCTATTCTTAGTGTTTTTGATGAGTCcttgagtctttgtttttaatttctttgtttttattttgctaagggactagcaaaagctaagtgtgggggaatttgataggagcattttaatgcgacgttttaactgttatttcctcatatttacttaattatttccttaaataaatccgtcttgattaggaaagtttccatctttagaaagtttctatttttagtaattttaataaaagtttctattttctaggtacattggaataaatgacaaggaaatgagctgaaatgaagaaatggagttttcctggtccagctaggaatcctagtcaacgcaggaatcctgatgaggctaggaaacctgaaggcattaggagaccacatgatgacgtgggagatattatggggaattaaagctgattttgccatgggaaattatggagttaatgtcaaaaatcaagagatgatcaaggataatgatgccatggagagatttaagggagaaaaagtccaaaacaagtccagattcattcctattttcactcaagagtattttggccgaaaattaagagaaaaatcagattaaatcttgggaaaatcagcaataatatatttggaaagattatgggatttattttggaggcttctgattggctggatgactcaacagagctgacatggtattctgtgattggtcgaagctgtgtggcatgattggatagttatttgaggagataaatcagaaaataatcatgcaattaattcaaaaataatctccctaaatcaaggtgttaaattggaggtttcttattggttggatgacatagcagagctgacgtggcgttctctgattggctaatgctgtgtggatcaatcttgaagacttggagactaagttgtcatcctcctataaataggagcattctctacacaattctacacaacaacacaccatcacacaacacaCCATCACACCAACagaccatcaaacagaagaacaacaccacaacacctcttcattcagaaaaattctctccattctctagttgcaaagctctgcgttttcaagcaaggagaggaagaagaagaatgagccgtgaagatcatatcctccatcatccaccttgaaggcttgcttccaagattcaagatccaaccatctagctctccatctccatctccactcacggtgtaattcgttcattttccttgtaacctttttggtttccttgtttgatttcgtatgaacttgtttctagttaacaataacgtttagggcaaagtttaagcccaatttctatgtttaaataaagttttcgaattctataattgagattctaagttgcttatgtgagtttgttcgattaaatttgctttacagaaaacttttatatgtttatcttatttgggtcgacacttataggatttgcatgtaattggtgctaggtttaagaacatgaatcaactttttgctttgtgtaacttgaatcaaaagtagtaaaggttctggacaagaatcgaatttaattgaagaggattgcaattaggtggacttttccataactaagttgtacacttgagttgatagcctttctctatgtgtaatgcgttaaacatgttatgattaactagctttctagtgcttgaatgcatgtttgataggattgatctaggtgctttcgcttaggttaattagcattgaaaagtaaaatatgggaaatcatttgctttcgaatgtttcacatgatcaactcctttctcatgacttagatgaacaattatagggtttgaatcgaatttgattacatggaattggttttgatctttgttccttgcgttccaccattgtatatatgtttttacgttttctttatttgatttactttaacagagaaccaaaagaagacgaagacgaagacgcggagaagagagagagagagaaaaaaaaaaaggaaaaaaaaaaaaaaaaacagaaaaaacagGGACCCGGCCCGAAGTAAAGAGCCGGCCCGAGAGAAAAGAAACAGGCCTAaggcccaagaaaaaaaaaagagaaaaagaaaaaaaaaacaaaaacagaaaaagagaaaaaaaaaaaaaaaaaaaaagggaaactcGGCCCAAAGTAACAGGTCCAGCCCAAAGAGCAGACCCAGCCCAgactgaaaaaaaaacaaggcccaCTGTTGAAAAATAAGGAAGCAGCAAAGTTTTTCTCAcccccaaaaacatcgctacgcacgcctgcatcaacacgcgcgtgcgctaggattgttttattttctcgcaaccaagtatgttctcttttatttattttcatactatggtatattttcattatttataattagaacttttgagcatgtttagttagataattttgatctttttaagcatgttttgttatttatgttttgcataattatgtttaagcatattttaattatgttatagtttatactttatctttgaacatgccatatatatcttgttatatcttatttatgcaattgtgagcatgttttgtgaattttatttactcttatataattattcctacgCATGTCTTCGTATTATAcaattgtttacattttattgtatgcatgatatattcttgctattattatattattgctattattatgtgtagtatataatttgttgtatatttgtgaaatttgagcatgccatgtagtttatttttatatgctatatttaaatgtactatgattatttttaatgcaacatatcaataccgtttggccatgataatgaaatttcatgtgcattatacacacaacattaccgtgataaagtattttcacatagcatcgaaaaaaaatgtgtgaccattacgaatcttggtcttgaaatctaactcatatttttggaaaataattcacgtgaatgtctttatgactgcgtaatttatttcttctctcttgtttgtgtagatggctgatccaactcgacctgactttgacattttggactcagaaggacttgagtaccatcgttgggtttccgatatggaaactgcctttgtggcaaaagactatactgccaccattactgaccccaaagatgatgaactatctaataaggtgaaagcagatgccttaatgtttctgaggcgacatattgatcctagcctacgctgggaatacctccagttgaagacacccaaagaactgtgggatgcccttaagggacgttttgggaacattcatgacactttattcccagaactagctattcagtggaatggaatccgcttgcttgactataaaaaggtcaatgacttcaacaaggacatgttgcgcttaaaggcacgtctcaatttctgtggaagggaaatcacagaagatgatatgatctacaagactctgaccacctttcctaattcagcttttatactagcgaaccagtatcagttggattatgacaacaaaagaatcacaactttcaataagttgataagcctactgcaagtggctgagagacaaaataagattctcttgaataacaatgccaggcccactgggacaaagaaaattcccgaggctaattatggaaaaatgaaaggtggaaataactccaatgcaagggggtttagacgtgctgatccctaccca belongs to Rosa chinensis cultivar Old Blush chromosome 4, RchiOBHm-V2, whole genome shotgun sequence and includes:
- the LOC112199686 gene encoding L10-interacting MYB domain-containing protein-like; the encoded protein is MGKKKSTGTENVGSGKEKATWPDEVVAIFCDIAAKEVAKGNRPGTHFDKKGWSNVVMAFKELTGKDYDKSQLKNKWDSLKNDWKLWSSLLHKETGIGWDPARKTVDAPAEWWESKIQINPEYRKFRDVGITPEMMAVYDNMFRGSTALGHFAMIPSATIDIEEVVEDSEHNLISGDDEEDSDQDNERRGKKRTNLERQTEADKEKKGKGVMGGPKGKKEKVGGAAKLSKQIDRLLDVVESRSTATSVRDNGTSPGTSIQEVMRVVATLPGAETGTKLWWFATDLFCS